CACTCCCTCCCTTCTCTCTGTTTTTGGGCTGCCAATCTTATATCTTTTGCCTAAAAGGGTCTTACTCTTAATCAAATTTCAGGTGTCTCTCAAGGAGACAACCATATGCCCAGCCAATCATATCCTGGATGGCAACCTACTAGCCAGGCTGAAAATGcaaattctcaaattcaacaagaacaaaaaaatgcagATCAGGAACAGATGTTGGCACAGATGCAACGGCAACAAGGTGACTCTCTTGCTGATCCCCAACAAAATAACACTTTGGAGGAAGTCAATCACCAGCATTTGAAGCAGAAACAAGTGCAAGATGGTCATCAACTAGGGCAGGGAGAACAAAATTCTCTTCAGATTAAACAATCTCCTGGCATGCCAGTGTCAGAAAACAATTCCCTCCCTGTAAGTGAGCCAGGTAGAGTGCAGACACTAGACAGTGAATCTCAGTACTTGAAGTTACAGCAAATGAGTAATCAACAGGCAACAGTCCCTGGGCAAGCACCAAATAAAGCAAATCGCGTTAAACAAGTTCCATTTGCATTATTGCTCCCTGTGATTCTTCCCCAGCTTGATAAAGATAGAGCCATGCAACTGCAAACTCTTTATGCCAAACTGAAGGTAAAATTTTGGTACAGCTCTTTTGAATTCTTCACTTGTCAAGGAAATTTCAATGAGGTTGTTAGTCATTCTGTTGTTTGGTCTCACTattgtagaaaaatgaaattgccaAGGATGGATTTGTGAGAATCATGCGAGGAATTGTTGGAGATCAGATGCTGAAGCTGGCGGTTATGAAAATGCAAACGCAGGTATGATTGGCATGATTGATCTCGTACACAGAATTATAAATGTTGTCAAAATATGAATAGTTTGAGCTCGTAAGCAAAAGTCTAAATTCATATGGGAGATTTCCTATATGATATGACCAGCCTTTATCCAATGGACatcttaattttggaaatagaaaACTCATAAAGAAAGTCCTTAATTTGGAAATTCcatatttgtaattttgttgCTGATTTGGGTAAGTCCAAAGTTGCCTGCAAAACCCGGAAATTAGTTTTGGTGTTCGAGTCGGCAAGCCCAAGGGCTccacttttaatttataaagaTGAAGGATTCTCTTTCCGTAGTTAGGCTTTTGTGCCATGTGAGTGCTTTTAAGGCGCTGTAAGTGCACCCATGGGTGTGCTGTGCTTGGCGTGAATCAAAGGTGGGCTATATCGTGTTTACATCCAGGCACGATTCGAAGAGTGTTTTGAGGCCAACAAATCTCgtggtaagatttgtgaatttttcTATGAGATTGAGTGATTATTTCATGAGGAATTGTGTGAGGCTAAACACCGAGTGAGTTATTGGTGTAAATGGGAGTTTTAAAATGCTGAAAGTGTTGTGACTCGAGTGTGATTGAAATCTCCATTGAATTGCTTGATCTATAGAGGAATCATTACTGCTGTACATGGAGACTAGGTCACAACGACCAGGCCACATAAATCTGGTGTTCGATTTATTTCcttgttcaatttattttattgtttgcgCTCACTTTTGCAATAAAATGCCAATATTTAACTaagatttctctctcttgtaGCCTCCTCCACAGTTGCATATCCAAGGTCAAACTTCAGCTCTACCGCAGCACCCTAGAATGCAGCCTGCTAGTGCTGCAAAATTCAACGATTCATCTTCATCAGGCCAAGTCCATTCCACAATGGATAGAAATGGTCCAAAGGCTGGAGAGGTGGAAAGGATACCAGATTCTCAATTCATGCAACAGCAGCATTTTCAGAACATGCAGACATTCCCCAAGTATGGAAGTCCTGGTGGTTACCATCCATTCAGTGGAACAAATATGACTAGTTCTGCTTCATCTGTCAAAACACAACCTAATGATGCACAAATGAAGCAGATCCCAATTCATCAAAACATGGGTTCAAGTCATCCAGGAGGATCAACTCAGGCAATGAGCTTGGCGACTGCACCAAAATTTGATCGGCAGCATCCTAACAATGATAACAAGAGAGCGCAATCTGGTTCTCTCCCTCCATTTGCAAGCAATATATCACTCCAACAAAATTCAGTTCCTTGGAAGCCCTCTACTTCTAAAGACCAAAGTTCTGGTGCTTTCTCATCATCGGTGTATGTGAAACATGAACCTGTTGATCAGCCCAGTGATCAACAAAAACAACAGTTATCTTCCCTTCCAGGACTGTCTTCTGTTTCAGCTGGGCATCTTGAGCAAAGAATGCCCATATCAGGAAGCTCTAGGGACAATTCTTTTGACCCGCAGTCTCCAGGAGTGGGTTTCTTGACTCCTACAGGTGCTGGGACTTCACGTCAGGATTCTCTATCTGCAACACCAGCTCAGGATACTAACGTCCAGGTGATCTTTTAACATTCATCCATGTTTCTATCTTGTAATTTAATTCAGCTAATTATTTGAATGCACTGATTTCTGTCAGTATGTGGACGGTGTAGACATAATTTATTAGATTGAACAATTGATTGCATAGGCAAAGATGTAAAAGGTTGTCCTGATGGTCTGCTCGGGAGGTTTATCTCGTGTTTCTTAAATGCGAGGGCTAGAAGATGTTTGCTTATGGGAGTGAATAAGAAGACTCTGGATGCTTTGGGTGTTAGAACTACTTGAACCCTTCCTCTTCATTTGCAACTAAAAGACCTACCAGGCAGTGCTTGTATCATAAAGcattatcaaatgaaataaaatcttCATGAGGATGATACAGTACAAGAGCATATTTACTAATTAAATATACTCCTTCCACTTAGGAAAGGAATTCTCTAGTGCCATTGTCACTAGGAGTGGTTGCTATGACATTATGCGTTGGACATATCTTGCATCTACAGCTGCAGAACAGAGGGTTGCTTAGTGCACAACTTATTCTCTCATTCCCCATGTGCAATTTTTAGACTGATTGGGCTATGTTGCATTATTCCCTTAGTAGGGTagtgattttgaaaattcacttttgaagcattgtaggGATGTATGTGCATGCAATTTCTTTGTGGCCCTCTTCATTCACTTTGCTCTGTGTTTTGCTACAAGAACTGGTGGTTCTTCTGAGAATAATCATCAGTACAAGTATTCATTCTGTGATGATATCAGAAGAAAATTTGACAGCATGTATGCccttttaaaaagattttacTTGCCTTTATTATATCAGCTAGGCTCCCGTACAGCATCCACACCAGCGGGGAATAATGCAAGGACGCCTTCTAAAAAACCTTCTGTTGGCCAGAAGAAGCCACTTGAGGCACTTGGTTCTTCGCCACCTCCTTCAGGGTGATGTGGCTTTTACCGAACATTCTATCTTGATCAGTTTTGAGTATGAAATTTTACCTTGGATATTAACATTTGTCAATGTAATTTTGTGTATCAAATCTCTGCAGTAAGAAGCAAAAGGTATCTGGGTCCTTCGCAGATCAGAGCATCGAACAACTCATTGATGTCACTGCTGTTAGTGGGGTCAATCTCAGGGTATGAATTGACATctgaattttgtattttttttttttttcctactaacTAATTATTCAATTTCTAAGAGTTGGACTTTTCAATCTGTGAAACTTGGTATTGGAactaggaagaagaagaacagctGTTTTCTGGGCCGAAGGAAGACAGTCGAGTCTCGGAAGCATCCCGAAGAGTTgtccaagaggaagaagaaactcTGATATTGCAGCGAGCTCCCCTGCAGAAAAAGTTGGCCGAGATCAGTTAACTCCCTTCTTCAATCTTcacctttgaaattttttgtttctcatctGTTATACCCTGGTACATTCTAGAGATCTGACTTTATGCTTCTGCCAGTGGCACGATGTGGTGTGAAGACAATAAGCAACGATGTGGAGCGGTGTCTGTCTTTGGTGAGATGCTTGCTTCTCTGCTCTTTAATCTTTCCTGTTTATTCTCTTAACCAACTCATTTTTCTCAGAGTGTGGAGGAAAGGCTGCGTGGACTGCTGTGCAATTTAATTAGAGTCTCAAAGCAGGTCAGTTTTTTTCTACCCTCCTGCTAACTTGATTCAAATATATTAGACTTTCCTTATTAAGCTATTTTTGATAGAGGGTTGATATCGAGAAGCCCAGACACCGGACCATTGTCACTTCCGATGTCCGCCAGCACCTTATGACTTTGAACCGCAAGGCTAGGGAAGAATGGGAGAAGAAACAGGCTGAAGCAGAAAAGCTAAGGAAGCAAAGTGAGGCAAGTCTATCCCCTTTTTTCTGCTCGCCTTTACAACTACAAAACCTGTGCTTAAGTATGAACACGTTTGCAGATCTAATAAATATGTCTATACATATAAAATATGTTTTCCGTAGTtgattctctttcctcttcattttcacCTCCCTTTCTGCTTCTTTGTTTGACACCTGCTAGTATACATCATTGCAGCCTGATAGCAATCAGGGAGTTGATGGTGATAAAGAAAAGGATGAAAACCGTGGGAAATCCGTGAAGGTAATATTAAATGTCTTTTGGGTGAAATGGCTTGGTTTGACAGAAGCTATCCCCCTTCCCTTGAACCCCTCACCTACTTGTTTAAAGGAGGATCAAATTCTGAGTCATTGGTCCATCCACATAGTTACTTTATTTGCTAAGCTTGCTCGCCTCGCAGCTTCTCGTGGTTCTTGCCTGATGTTATTACTAGGCAACTGAGAGCATACGTGCatcctcttttttctctatttagGTAAACAAAGAGGAAGATGACAAAATGAGAGCAACTGCTGCAAATGTTGCTGCCCGAGCTGCTGTGGGAGGAGATGACGTGTTGTCCAAGTGGCAGCTtatggctgaaaaagcccgtcAAAAACGTGAGGGAGGATTGGAAGTGGCATCTCAGGTCGGTAAAGACAGTCAAAAATCTTCAATCTCTGGAAGAAGCAATAAGGACAATCAAGAAGCAGGAAAAAAGGGGCAAGCTGCATCTGGTATGTCATAGACTGGTAGCTATCTTAATGTGTTAGACTTCTGGTTTTTAAAGTATATGCAGTGGCTGAGAATGATTCT
This genomic stretch from Eucalyptus grandis isolate ANBG69807.140 chromosome 3, ASM1654582v1, whole genome shotgun sequence harbors:
- the LOC120292137 gene encoding transcription initiation factor TFIID subunit 4b-like isoform X2: MDLSIMKLLEEDEDETMHSGADVEAFQAALNRDIGGVSQGDNHMPSQSYPGWQPTSQAENANSQIQQEQKNADQEQMLAQMQRQQGDSLADPQQNNTLEEVNHQHLKQKQVQDGHQLGQGEQNSLQIKQSPGMPVSENNSLPVSEPGRVQTLDSESQYLKLQQMSNQQATVPGQAPNKANRVKQVPFALLLPVILPQLDKDRAMQLQTLYAKLKKNEIAKDGFVRIMRGIVGDQMLKLAVMKMQTQPPPQLHIQGQTSALPQHPRMQPASAAKFNDSSSSGQVHSTMDRNGPKAGEVERIPDSQFMQQQHFQNMQTFPKYGSPGGYHPFSGTNMTSSASSVKTQPNDAQMKQIPIHQNMGSSHPGGSTQAMSLATAPKFDRQHPNNDNKRAQSGSLPPFASNISLQQNSVPWKPSTSKDQSSGAFSSSVYVKHEPVDQPSDQQKQQLSSLPGLSSVSAGHLEQRMPISGSSRDNSFDPQSPGVGFLTPTGAGTSRQDSLSATPAQDTNVQLGSRTASTPAGNNARTPSKKPSVGQKKPLEALGSSPPPSGKKQKVSGSFADQSIEQLIDVTAVSGVNLREEEEQLFSGPKEDSRVSEASRRVVQEEEETLILQRAPLQKKLAEIMARCGVKTISNDVERCLSLSVEERLRGLLCNLIRVSKQRVDIEKPRHRTIVTSDVRQHLMTLNRKAREEWEKKQAEAEKLRKQSEPDSNQGVDGDKEKDENRGKSVKVNKEEDDKMRATAANVAARAAVGGDDVLSKWQLMAEKARQKREGGLEVASQVGKDSQKSSISGRSNKDNQEAGKKGQAASGANRKLGRNQAFASQPKVARTISVKDVIAVLEREPQMSKSSLIYRLYDKVGSEKSGE
- the LOC120292137 gene encoding transcription initiation factor TFIID subunit 4b-like isoform X1 is translated as MDLSIMKLLEEDEDETMHSGADVEAFQAALNRDIGGDASTSRPSSSDKGVSQGDNHMPSQSYPGWQPTSQAENANSQIQQEQKNADQEQMLAQMQRQQGDSLADPQQNNTLEEVNHQHLKQKQVQDGHQLGQGEQNSLQIKQSPGMPVSENNSLPVSEPGRVQTLDSESQYLKLQQMSNQQATVPGQAPNKANRVKQVPFALLLPVILPQLDKDRAMQLQTLYAKLKKNEIAKDGFVRIMRGIVGDQMLKLAVMKMQTQPPPQLHIQGQTSALPQHPRMQPASAAKFNDSSSSGQVHSTMDRNGPKAGEVERIPDSQFMQQQHFQNMQTFPKYGSPGGYHPFSGTNMTSSASSVKTQPNDAQMKQIPIHQNMGSSHPGGSTQAMSLATAPKFDRQHPNNDNKRAQSGSLPPFASNISLQQNSVPWKPSTSKDQSSGAFSSSVYVKHEPVDQPSDQQKQQLSSLPGLSSVSAGHLEQRMPISGSSRDNSFDPQSPGVGFLTPTGAGTSRQDSLSATPAQDTNVQLGSRTASTPAGNNARTPSKKPSVGQKKPLEALGSSPPPSGKKQKVSGSFADQSIEQLIDVTAVSGVNLREEEEQLFSGPKEDSRVSEASRRVVQEEEETLILQRAPLQKKLAEIMARCGVKTISNDVERCLSLSVEERLRGLLCNLIRVSKQRVDIEKPRHRTIVTSDVRQHLMTLNRKAREEWEKKQAEAEKLRKQSEPDSNQGVDGDKEKDENRGKSVKVNKEEDDKMRATAANVAARAAVGGDDVLSKWQLMAEKARQKREGGLEVASQVGKDSQKSSISGRSNKDNQEAGKKGQAASGANRKLGRNQAFASQPKVARTISVKDVIAVLEREPQMSKSSLIYRLYDKVGSEKSGE